In Candidatus Woesearchaeota archaeon, one genomic interval encodes:
- a CDS encoding D-glycero-beta-D-manno-heptose-7-phosphate kinase translates to DCIKEVGSKLQKITKSDVVITQGKEGMSVFEKNNFFHIPTKAKEVFDVSGAGDTVSAFIALGLTCNLPLRDAAELASCAASVVIRKSGTAVCSKRELLEEIKKENHILN, encoded by the coding sequence AGATTGCATTAAGGAAGTTGGTTCTAAGCTCCAAAAAATTACAAAAAGTGACGTTGTAATCACTCAAGGCAAGGAAGGGATGAGCGTGTTTGAAAAAAACAATTTTTTCCATATTCCTACAAAAGCAAAAGAGGTCTTTGACGTTAGTGGTGCGGGAGACACAGTTTCTGCATTTATTGCTCTAGGCCTCACATGTAACTTGCCTTTAAGAGATGCTGCTGAGTTAGCTTCGTGCGCCGCATCTGTTGTTATTCGAAAAAGCGGCACTGCAGTTTGTAGCAAACGAGAATTGTTAGAAGAAATAAAAAAAGAGAATCACATTTTAAATTAA